In Lycorma delicatula isolate Av1 chromosome 10, ASM4794821v1, whole genome shotgun sequence, a genomic segment contains:
- the LOC142331550 gene encoding general odorant-binding protein 28a-like — translation MKCSVALISTLLAMQLQYILANSEKLMEIAEICRQKEGADEGAIEALKERKLLEYPHGKCMAACIFEEMGIIKDNAFNKEGTMSHAEKYFGDQKDKIEKVKEAFNSCETEINGSTGDRCEVANKIIVCSKMNNAPPLLRSQL, via the exons atgaaatgTTCAGTTGCTTTAATCTCAACCTTATTGGCTATGCAATTACAATACATATTA gcaaattcagaaaaattaatggaaattgcTGAGATATGCAGACAAAAAGAAGGTGCTGatgaag gAGCTATAGAAGCACTAAAGGAAAGAAAACTACTTGAATATCCACATGGAAag tgTATGGCTGCTTGCATATTTGAAGAAATGGGTATC ATTAAAGATAATGCATTCAACAAAGAAGGTACAATGAGCcatgcagaaaaatattttggagatcaaaaagataaaattgaaaaagttaaggAAGCCTTCAATAGTTGTGAAACTGAAA TCAATGGAAGTACTGGTGACAGATGTGAAGTTGCAAATAAAATCATTGTCTGCTCAAAGATGAACAATGCTCCTCCATTACTTAGATCTCAACTCTAA
- the LOC142331510 gene encoding general odorant-binding protein 56a-like, producing MNCVVVLISTLLAVQMEYVTAHPDRLKEIAEKCKEKEGVDEGAIQALIEKKLNEYPNGKCMAACMFEEDGIIKDNAFNKEGIMSMAEKIYGDQKDKIEKTKEVIDSCEKEINESTGDRCEVASKILDCSKKNSILLFEHHH from the exons ATGAACTGTGTAGTTGTTTTAATCTCTACTTTATTGGCTGTACAAATGGAATATGTAACA GCACATCCAGACAGACTCAAGGAAATAGCAGAGAAATGCAAAGAAAAAGAAGGTGTTGATGAag gagcTATACAAgcactaatagaaaaaaaactaaacgaGTATCCAAACGGAAAG TGCATGGCTGCTTGCATGTTTGAAGAAGATGGTAtc ATTAAAGATAATGCATTCAACAAAGAAGGTATAATGAGTATGGCAGAAAAAATTTATGGAGATCAAAAGGACAAAATTGAGAAAACTAAGGAAGTCATTGATAGCTgtgaaaaagaaa TCAATGAAAGTACTGGCGATAGATGTGAAGTAGCAAGTAAAATCTTGGACTGTTCAAAGAAGAATAGTATTCTATTATTTGAACACCATCACTGA